Proteins found in one Zea mays cultivar B73 chromosome 1, Zm-B73-REFERENCE-NAM-5.0, whole genome shotgun sequence genomic segment:
- the LOC100274717 gene encoding uncharacterized protein isoform X2 has product MASSDEPDSRSKNPAMQPSSPLSSEYAFQGTSPAWPARSPSIQFVSNVVVGDGDAVAASLSACPSSTASSSRGSSSDIEIQVLFQGGDDDDGSTTTSPAAAWSRSTSFRGCSDGELDVEAGRSRLLRAHSSVRSVEEFIQRDCTGELRWSALEGGLQFASKSRSNAGENESYSSTIYPLPDNVNINSSRSISRCPSHGIRIAMDSCDRNSTSRITGKDIKQAIMFSASLNKLTLNQDEATEYTNLILEELQTGQGVLQMNVMSKGLSRDLQPTCGPIPVPMKCSRQRHILTATVVFFQAHWRRIFVVFLWLMACAALFTWKFMQYRQRLAFEVMGYCLSTAKGAAETLKLNMAIVLLPVCRNTVTWLRRSRVINSVIPFNDNINFHKLVAAGIVIGVILHGGIHLACDFPRITRTDKAFFGRTIAADFGYHQPSYLEIVVSTEGTTGIAMVVLMFVAFLLASSPSRRNPGMLPPLVRQLAGFNAFWYSHHVFIAVYVLLIVHSMFLFLAKDVAEKTTWMYVAIPVVIYIGERMFRMVRSMVFDVKILNATVYPGMVLALKVTKPPGFRYQSGMYVFVQCPEVSKFEWHPFSLTSAPDDDHLSIHIRSLGDWSYQMYDVFQQMLLSSNSSMPKIFFDGPYGAASQDHSKYEIILLIGLGIGATPFISVLKDIANGLDKGHGNLNYHSDRLKKAYFYWVTREQGSFEWFRDIMKEVSVLDSKQGVIEMYNYLTSVYQEGDKRSMLISAIQALHFARHGIDIISKTPGFSTVVRTIWEGSWRSSATK; this is encoded by the exons ATGGCGTCCTCCGACGAACCCGACTCTCGCTCAAAGAACCCTGCCATGCAGCCGAGCTCGCCACTATCCTCCGAGTATGCATTTCAAGGCACTTCTCCAGCCTGGCCGGCCCGCAGCCCTTCCATACAGTTCGTGTCCAACGTCGTTGTCGGTGACGGCGACGCGGTGGCAGCGTCCCTGAGCGCCTGCCCGTCGTCGACGGCGAGCTCGTCTCGTGGGAGCTCATCGGACATTGAGATCCAGGTGCTGTTCCAGGggggcgacgacgacgatggctcCACGACGACGTCGCCGGCGGCAGCGTGGTCGCGCAGCACGTCTTTCCGTGGGTGCAGCGACGGCGAGCTGGATGTGGAGGCCGGGAGGTCAAGGCTGCTGCGGGCGCATTCGTCGGTGAGGTCGGTGGAGGAGTTCATCCAGCGCGACTGCACGGGGGAGCTGAGGTGGAGTGCTCTGGAGGGAGGGCTTCAGTTCGCCTCCAAGTCGCGGAGTAACGCAG GTGAGAATGAATCTTACAGTTCAACCATATATCCTCTTCCGGACAATGTAAATATCAACTCCAGTAGATCGATCAGTCGGTGTCCTAGCCATGGCATCAGAATAGCAATGGACAG CTGCGACAGAAACTCAACTAGCAGAATCACAGGGAAGGATATTAAGCAG GCGATTATGTTCAGTGCCTCTTTGAACAAGCTCACATTAAACCAAGATGAGGCCACCGAATACACAAATTTGATCCTAGAAGAACTTCAGACAGGTCAAGGAGTCCTCCAG ATGAATGTCATGAGCAAGGGCCTGTCAAGGGATCTCCAACCAACCTGCGGGCCAATACCAGTGCCAATGAAATGCAGCCGACAGCGACATATACTTACTGCAACCGTAGTCTTCTTCCAAGCTCACTGGAGGCGTATATTTGTGGTTTTCTTGTGGCTCATGGCATGTGCTGCACTCTTCACATGGAAGTTCATGCAGTACAGACAGCGGTTGGCTTTCGAGGTAATGGGGTACTGCCTGTCGACAGCCAAGGGGGCTGCAGAGACGCTCAAGCTCAACATGGCCATTGTGCTCCTACCTGTTTGCCGCAACACGGTCACTTGGCTCAGGAGAAGCCGTGTTATCAACTCGGTCATCCCATTTAATGACAATATTAACTTCCACAAG CTTGTTGCAGCGGGAATTGTGATCGGTGTAATCCTTCATGGAGGCATCCACCTGGCATGCGACTTCCCAAGGATCACAAGGACAGATAAGGCCTTCTTTGGACGCACAATTGCCGCTGACTTTGGGTACCACCAGCCATCCTACCTGGAGATAGTGGTATCAACCGAGGGGACAACTGGTATAGCAATGGTGGTACTAATGTTTGTCGCATTCTTGCTTGCTAGTAGTCCTTCGAGAAGAAATCCAGGAATGCTGCCACCTCTCGTCAGACAGTTAGCTGGGTTCAATGCCTTCTGGTACTCGCACCATGTGTTCATCGCTGTCTATGTGCTCCTCATTGTGCATTCCATGTTCCTATTCCTAGCAAAGGATGTAGCAGAGAAGACG ACGTGGATGTATGTCGCAATTCCTGTGGTGATCTACATTGGAGAACGGATGTTCAGGATGGTCAGATCTATGGTGTTCGATGTCAAGATCCTCAAT GCCACAGTTTATCCAGGGATGGTACTTGCACTCAAGGTGACAAAGCCTCCAGGTTTTCGGTATCAAAGTGGAATGTATGTATTTGTCCAATGTCCAGAAGTATCAAAGTTTGAATG GCACCCATTTTCCCTTACATCTGCTCCAGACGATGATCACTTGAGCATCCATATAAGATCTCTTGGTGATTGGAGCTACCAAATGTATGATGTCTTCCAACAG ATGCTACTTTCCAGCAACTCCAGCATGCCTAAAATATTCTTTGATGGTCCCTACGGTGCAGCGTCACAGGATCACTCAAAGTACGAAATTATATTGTTAATTGGACTTGGAATAGGAGCAACGCCTTTCATAAGTGTTCTCAAAGACATTGCCAATGGATTAGATAAG GGGCATGGCAACTTAAATTATCACTCTGACCGACTGAAGAAGGCCTACTTTTATTGGGTGACAAGAGAGCAAGGATCCTTTGAGTGGTTCAGGGATATCATGAAAGAGGTTTCGGTTCTAGACAGCAAGCAG GGTGTGATAGAAATGTATAACTACCTGACAAGTGTCTACCAAGAAGGTGATAAGCGGTCGATGCTAATAAGTGCGATTCAAGCACTTCATTTTGCACGCCATGGCATTGATATCATCTCAAAAACTCCT GGGTTTTCTACTGTGGTCCGGACGATTTGGGAAGGCAGCTGGAGAAGCTCTGCCACAAAGTGA
- the LOC100274717 gene encoding uncharacterized protein LOC100274717 isoform 2 (isoform 2 is encoded by transcript variant 2; The RefSeq protein has 1 substitution compared to this genomic sequence), which translates to MDSCDRNSTSRITGKDIKQAIMFSASLNKLTLNQDEATEYTNLILEELQTGQGVLQMNVMSKGLSRDLQPTCGPIPVPMKCSRQRHILTATVVFFQAHWRRIFVVFLWLMACAALFTWKFMQYRQRLAFEVMGYCLSTAKGAAETLKLNMAIVLLPVCRNTVTWLRRSRVINSVIPFNDNINFHKLVAAGIVIGVILHGGIHLACDFPRITRTDKAFFGRTIAADFGYHQPSYLEIVVSTEGTTGIAMVVLMFVAFLLASSPSRRNPGMLPPLVRQLAGFNAFWYSHHVFIAVYVLLIVHSMFLFLAKDVAEKTTWMYVAIPVVIYIGERMFRMVRSMVFDVKILNATVYPGMVLALKVTKPPGFRYQSGMYVFVQCPEVSKFEWHPFSLTSAPEDDHLSIHIRSLGDWSYQMYDVFQQMLLSSNSSMPKIFFDGPYGAASQDHSKYEIILLIGLGIGATPFISVLKDIANGLDKGHGNLNYHSDRLKKAYFYWVTREQGSFEWFRDIMKEVSVLDSKQGVIEMYNYLTSVYQEGDKRSMLISAIQALHFARHGIDIISKTPVHTHFSRPNWPRVLHGLARRHIGERIGVFYCGPDDLGRQLEKLCHKVNTKTFTRFVFHKEHF; encoded by the exons ATGGACAG CTGCGACAGAAACTCAACTAGCAGAATCACAGGGAAGGATATTAAGCAG GCGATTATGTTCAGTGCCTCTTTGAACAAGCTCACATTAAACCAAGATGAGGCCACCGAATACACAAATTTGATCCTAGAAGAACTTCAGACAGGTCAAGGAGTCCTCCAG ATGAATGTCATGAGCAAGGGCCTGTCAAGGGATCTCCAACCAACCTGCGGGCCAATACCAGTGCCAATGAAATGCAGCCGACAGCGACATATACTTACTGCAACCGTAGTCTTCTTCCAAGCTCACTGGAGGCGTATATTTGTGGTTTTCTTGTGGCTCATGGCATGTGCTGCACTCTTCACATGGAAGTTCATGCAGTACAGACAGCGGTTGGCTTTCGAGGTAATGGGGTACTGCCTGTCGACAGCCAAGGGGGCTGCAGAGACGCTCAAGCTCAACATGGCCATTGTGCTCCTACCTGTTTGCCGCAACACGGTCACTTGGCTCAGGAGAAGCCGTGTTATCAACTCGGTCATCCCATTTAATGACAATATTAACTTCCACAAG CTTGTTGCAGCGGGAATTGTGATCGGTGTAATCCTTCATGGAGGCATCCACCTGGCATGCGACTTCCCAAGGATCACAAGGACAGATAAGGCCTTCTTTGGACGCACAATTGCCGCTGACTTTGGGTACCACCAGCCATCCTACCTGGAGATAGTGGTATCAACCGAGGGGACAACTGGTATAGCAATGGTGGTACTAATGTTTGTCGCATTCTTGCTTGCTAGTAGTCCTTCGAGAAGAAATCCAGGAATGCTGCCACCTCTCGTCAGACAGTTAGCTGGGTTCAATGCCTTCTGGTACTCGCACCATGTGTTCATCGCTGTCTATGTGCTCCTCATTGTGCATTCCATGTTCCTATTCCTAGCAAAGGATGTAGCAGAGAAGACG ACGTGGATGTATGTCGCAATTCCTGTGGTGATCTACATTGGAGAACGGATGTTCAGGATGGTCAGATCTATGGTGTTCGATGTCAAGATCCTCAAT GCCACAGTTTATCCAGGGATGGTACTTGCACTCAAGGTGACAAAGCCTCCAGGTTTTCGGTATCAAAGTGGAATGTATGTATTTGTCCAATGTCCAGAAGTATCAAAGTTTGAATG GCACCCATTTTCCCTTACATCTGCTCCAGACGATGATCACTTGAGCATCCATATAAGATCTCTTGGTGATTGGAGCTACCAAATGTATGATGTCTTCCAACAG ATGCTACTTTCCAGCAACTCCAGCATGCCTAAAATATTCTTTGATGGTCCCTACGGTGCAGCGTCACAGGATCACTCAAAGTACGAAATTATATTGTTAATTGGACTTGGAATAGGAGCAACGCCTTTCATAAGTGTTCTCAAAGACATTGCCAATGGATTAGATAAG GGGCATGGCAACTTAAATTATCACTCTGACCGACTGAAGAAGGCCTACTTTTATTGGGTGACAAGAGAGCAAGGATCCTTTGAGTGGTTCAGGGATATCATGAAAGAGGTTTCGGTTCTAGACAGCAAGCAG GGTGTGATAGAAATGTATAACTACCTGACAAGTGTCTACCAAGAAGGTGATAAGCGGTCGATGCTAATAAGTGCGATTCAAGCACTTCATTTTGCACGCCATGGCATTGATATCATCTCAAAAACTCCT GTTCATACGCACTTTTCGAGGCCAAACTGGCCTAGAGTGCTACATGGCCTTGCAAGAAGGCATATCGGGGAGAGGATAG GGGTTTTCTACTGTGGTCCGGACGATTTGGGAAGGCAGCTGGAGAAGCTCTGCCACAAAGTGAACACAAAAACATTCACGCGATTTGTGTTCCACAAGGAGCATTTCTAA
- the LOC100274717 gene encoding uncharacterized protein LOC100274717 isoform 1 (isoform 1 is encoded by transcript variant 1) translates to MRVRTSELWQAGSWHWENQATQLDRSKDEGENESYSSTIYPLPDNVNINSSRSISRCPSHGIRIAMDSCDRNSTSRITGKDIKQAIMFSASLNKLTLNQDEATEYTNLILEELQTGQGVLQMNVMSKGLSRDLQPTCGPIPVPMKCSRQRHILTATVVFFQAHWRRIFVVFLWLMACAALFTWKFMQYRQRLAFEVMGYCLSTAKGAAETLKLNMAIVLLPVCRNTVTWLRRSRVINSVIPFNDNINFHKLVAAGIVIGVILHGGIHLACDFPRITRTDKAFFGRTIAADFGYHQPSYLEIVVSTEGTTGIAMVVLMFVAFLLASSPSRRNPGMLPPLVRQLAGFNAFWYSHHVFIAVYVLLIVHSMFLFLAKDVAEKTTWMYVAIPVVIYIGERMFRMVRSMVFDVKILNATVYPGMVLALKVTKPPGFRYQSGMYVFVQCPEVSKFEWHPFSLTSAPDDDHLSIHIRSLGDWSYQMYDVFQQMLLSSNSSMPKIFFDGPYGAASQDHSKYEIILLIGLGIGATPFISVLKDIANGLDKGHGNLNYHSDRLKKAYFYWVTREQGSFEWFRDIMKEVSVLDSKQGVIEMYNYLTSVYQEGDKRSMLISAIQALHFARHGIDIISKTPVHTHFSRPNWPRVLHGLARRHIGERIGVFYCGPDDLGRQLEKLCHKVNTKTFTRFVFHKEHF, encoded by the exons ATGAGAGTGCGCACAAGCGAGCTGTGGCAGGCTGGCAGCTGGCATTGGGAAAATCAGGCAACTCAACTTGATAGATCAAAGGATGAAG GTGAGAATGAATCTTACAGTTCAACCATATATCCTCTTCCGGACAATGTAAATATCAACTCCAGTAGATCGATCAGTCGGTGTCCTAGCCATGGCATCAGAATAGCAATGGACAG CTGCGACAGAAACTCAACTAGCAGAATCACAGGGAAGGATATTAAGCAG GCGATTATGTTCAGTGCCTCTTTGAACAAGCTCACATTAAACCAAGATGAGGCCACCGAATACACAAATTTGATCCTAGAAGAACTTCAGACAGGTCAAGGAGTCCTCCAG ATGAATGTCATGAGCAAGGGCCTGTCAAGGGATCTCCAACCAACCTGCGGGCCAATACCAGTGCCAATGAAATGCAGCCGACAGCGACATATACTTACTGCAACCGTAGTCTTCTTCCAAGCTCACTGGAGGCGTATATTTGTGGTTTTCTTGTGGCTCATGGCATGTGCTGCACTCTTCACATGGAAGTTCATGCAGTACAGACAGCGGTTGGCTTTCGAGGTAATGGGGTACTGCCTGTCGACAGCCAAGGGGGCTGCAGAGACGCTCAAGCTCAACATGGCCATTGTGCTCCTACCTGTTTGCCGCAACACGGTCACTTGGCTCAGGAGAAGCCGTGTTATCAACTCGGTCATCCCATTTAATGACAATATTAACTTCCACAAG CTTGTTGCAGCGGGAATTGTGATCGGTGTAATCCTTCATGGAGGCATCCACCTGGCATGCGACTTCCCAAGGATCACAAGGACAGATAAGGCCTTCTTTGGACGCACAATTGCCGCTGACTTTGGGTACCACCAGCCATCCTACCTGGAGATAGTGGTATCAACCGAGGGGACAACTGGTATAGCAATGGTGGTACTAATGTTTGTCGCATTCTTGCTTGCTAGTAGTCCTTCGAGAAGAAATCCAGGAATGCTGCCACCTCTCGTCAGACAGTTAGCTGGGTTCAATGCCTTCTGGTACTCGCACCATGTGTTCATCGCTGTCTATGTGCTCCTCATTGTGCATTCCATGTTCCTATTCCTAGCAAAGGATGTAGCAGAGAAGACG ACGTGGATGTATGTCGCAATTCCTGTGGTGATCTACATTGGAGAACGGATGTTCAGGATGGTCAGATCTATGGTGTTCGATGTCAAGATCCTCAAT GCCACAGTTTATCCAGGGATGGTACTTGCACTCAAGGTGACAAAGCCTCCAGGTTTTCGGTATCAAAGTGGAATGTATGTATTTGTCCAATGTCCAGAAGTATCAAAGTTTGAATG GCACCCATTTTCCCTTACATCTGCTCCAGACGATGATCACTTGAGCATCCATATAAGATCTCTTGGTGATTGGAGCTACCAAATGTATGATGTCTTCCAACAG ATGCTACTTTCCAGCAACTCCAGCATGCCTAAAATATTCTTTGATGGTCCCTACGGTGCAGCGTCACAGGATCACTCAAAGTACGAAATTATATTGTTAATTGGACTTGGAATAGGAGCAACGCCTTTCATAAGTGTTCTCAAAGACATTGCCAATGGATTAGATAAG GGGCATGGCAACTTAAATTATCACTCTGACCGACTGAAGAAGGCCTACTTTTATTGGGTGACAAGAGAGCAAGGATCCTTTGAGTGGTTCAGGGATATCATGAAAGAGGTTTCGGTTCTAGACAGCAAGCAG GGTGTGATAGAAATGTATAACTACCTGACAAGTGTCTACCAAGAAGGTGATAAGCGGTCGATGCTAATAAGTGCGATTCAAGCACTTCATTTTGCACGCCATGGCATTGATATCATCTCAAAAACTCCT GTTCATACGCACTTTTCGAGGCCAAACTGGCCTAGAGTGCTACATGGCCTTGCAAGAAGGCATATCGGGGAGAGGATAG GGGTTTTCTACTGTGGTCCGGACGATTTGGGAAGGCAGCTGGAGAAGCTCTGCCACAAAGTGAACACAAAAACATTCACGCGATTTGTGTTCCACAAGGAGCATTTCTAA
- the LOC100274717 gene encoding uncharacterized protein isoform X1, with product MASSDEPDSRSKNPAMQPSSPLSSEYAFQGTSPAWPARSPSIQFVSNVVVGDGDAVAASLSACPSSTASSSRGSSSDIEIQVLFQGGDDDDGSTTTSPAAAWSRSTSFRGCSDGELDVEAGRSRLLRAHSSVRSVEEFIQRDCTGELRWSALEGGLQFASKSRSNAGENESYSSTIYPLPDNVNINSSRSISRCPSHGIRIAMDSCDRNSTSRITGKDIKQAIMFSASLNKLTLNQDEATEYTNLILEELQTGQGVLQMNVMSKGLSRDLQPTCGPIPVPMKCSRQRHILTATVVFFQAHWRRIFVVFLWLMACAALFTWKFMQYRQRLAFEVMGYCLSTAKGAAETLKLNMAIVLLPVCRNTVTWLRRSRVINSVIPFNDNINFHKLVAAGIVIGVILHGGIHLACDFPRITRTDKAFFGRTIAADFGYHQPSYLEIVVSTEGTTGIAMVVLMFVAFLLASSPSRRNPGMLPPLVRQLAGFNAFWYSHHVFIAVYVLLIVHSMFLFLAKDVAEKTTWMYVAIPVVIYIGERMFRMVRSMVFDVKILNATVYPGMVLALKVTKPPGFRYQSGMYVFVQCPEVSKFEWHPFSLTSAPDDDHLSIHIRSLGDWSYQMYDVFQQMLLSSNSSMPKIFFDGPYGAASQDHSKYEIILLIGLGIGATPFISVLKDIANGLDKGHGNLNYHSDRLKKAYFYWVTREQGSFEWFRDIMKEVSVLDSKQGVIEMYNYLTSVYQEGDKRSMLISAIQALHFARHGIDIISKTPVHTHFSRPNWPRVLHGLARRHIGERIGVFYCGPDDLGRQLEKLCHKVNTKTFTRFVFHKEHF from the exons ATGGCGTCCTCCGACGAACCCGACTCTCGCTCAAAGAACCCTGCCATGCAGCCGAGCTCGCCACTATCCTCCGAGTATGCATTTCAAGGCACTTCTCCAGCCTGGCCGGCCCGCAGCCCTTCCATACAGTTCGTGTCCAACGTCGTTGTCGGTGACGGCGACGCGGTGGCAGCGTCCCTGAGCGCCTGCCCGTCGTCGACGGCGAGCTCGTCTCGTGGGAGCTCATCGGACATTGAGATCCAGGTGCTGTTCCAGGggggcgacgacgacgatggctcCACGACGACGTCGCCGGCGGCAGCGTGGTCGCGCAGCACGTCTTTCCGTGGGTGCAGCGACGGCGAGCTGGATGTGGAGGCCGGGAGGTCAAGGCTGCTGCGGGCGCATTCGTCGGTGAGGTCGGTGGAGGAGTTCATCCAGCGCGACTGCACGGGGGAGCTGAGGTGGAGTGCTCTGGAGGGAGGGCTTCAGTTCGCCTCCAAGTCGCGGAGTAACGCAG GTGAGAATGAATCTTACAGTTCAACCATATATCCTCTTCCGGACAATGTAAATATCAACTCCAGTAGATCGATCAGTCGGTGTCCTAGCCATGGCATCAGAATAGCAATGGACAG CTGCGACAGAAACTCAACTAGCAGAATCACAGGGAAGGATATTAAGCAG GCGATTATGTTCAGTGCCTCTTTGAACAAGCTCACATTAAACCAAGATGAGGCCACCGAATACACAAATTTGATCCTAGAAGAACTTCAGACAGGTCAAGGAGTCCTCCAG ATGAATGTCATGAGCAAGGGCCTGTCAAGGGATCTCCAACCAACCTGCGGGCCAATACCAGTGCCAATGAAATGCAGCCGACAGCGACATATACTTACTGCAACCGTAGTCTTCTTCCAAGCTCACTGGAGGCGTATATTTGTGGTTTTCTTGTGGCTCATGGCATGTGCTGCACTCTTCACATGGAAGTTCATGCAGTACAGACAGCGGTTGGCTTTCGAGGTAATGGGGTACTGCCTGTCGACAGCCAAGGGGGCTGCAGAGACGCTCAAGCTCAACATGGCCATTGTGCTCCTACCTGTTTGCCGCAACACGGTCACTTGGCTCAGGAGAAGCCGTGTTATCAACTCGGTCATCCCATTTAATGACAATATTAACTTCCACAAG CTTGTTGCAGCGGGAATTGTGATCGGTGTAATCCTTCATGGAGGCATCCACCTGGCATGCGACTTCCCAAGGATCACAAGGACAGATAAGGCCTTCTTTGGACGCACAATTGCCGCTGACTTTGGGTACCACCAGCCATCCTACCTGGAGATAGTGGTATCAACCGAGGGGACAACTGGTATAGCAATGGTGGTACTAATGTTTGTCGCATTCTTGCTTGCTAGTAGTCCTTCGAGAAGAAATCCAGGAATGCTGCCACCTCTCGTCAGACAGTTAGCTGGGTTCAATGCCTTCTGGTACTCGCACCATGTGTTCATCGCTGTCTATGTGCTCCTCATTGTGCATTCCATGTTCCTATTCCTAGCAAAGGATGTAGCAGAGAAGACG ACGTGGATGTATGTCGCAATTCCTGTGGTGATCTACATTGGAGAACGGATGTTCAGGATGGTCAGATCTATGGTGTTCGATGTCAAGATCCTCAAT GCCACAGTTTATCCAGGGATGGTACTTGCACTCAAGGTGACAAAGCCTCCAGGTTTTCGGTATCAAAGTGGAATGTATGTATTTGTCCAATGTCCAGAAGTATCAAAGTTTGAATG GCACCCATTTTCCCTTACATCTGCTCCAGACGATGATCACTTGAGCATCCATATAAGATCTCTTGGTGATTGGAGCTACCAAATGTATGATGTCTTCCAACAG ATGCTACTTTCCAGCAACTCCAGCATGCCTAAAATATTCTTTGATGGTCCCTACGGTGCAGCGTCACAGGATCACTCAAAGTACGAAATTATATTGTTAATTGGACTTGGAATAGGAGCAACGCCTTTCATAAGTGTTCTCAAAGACATTGCCAATGGATTAGATAAG GGGCATGGCAACTTAAATTATCACTCTGACCGACTGAAGAAGGCCTACTTTTATTGGGTGACAAGAGAGCAAGGATCCTTTGAGTGGTTCAGGGATATCATGAAAGAGGTTTCGGTTCTAGACAGCAAGCAG GGTGTGATAGAAATGTATAACTACCTGACAAGTGTCTACCAAGAAGGTGATAAGCGGTCGATGCTAATAAGTGCGATTCAAGCACTTCATTTTGCACGCCATGGCATTGATATCATCTCAAAAACTCCT GTTCATACGCACTTTTCGAGGCCAAACTGGCCTAGAGTGCTACATGGCCTTGCAAGAAGGCATATCGGGGAGAGGATAG GGGTTTTCTACTGTGGTCCGGACGATTTGGGAAGGCAGCTGGAGAAGCTCTGCCACAAAGTGAACACAAAAACATTCACGCGATTTGTGTTCCACAAGGAGCATTTCTAA